AGGACTTCCTCGCTGTAGCCGAGCATCTTCGCGTGCCATTCGCGGCTCTCCTGCTCGTCGGCCCGGCAGACGACGACCTGCTCGCACTTGTCGAACTGATGCACGCGGTACAGACCCGCCGTGTCTTTGCCGTAGGTGCCGGCCTCGCGTCGGAAGCAGGTGCTGACGGTCGTGTACTTCAGCGGCAGGTCTTCCTCACGCAACGTCTGGTTCATGTGCAGACCCGTCAGTCCGACCTCGCCGGTGCCGACGAGGTGCATGCCGTCCGACTCAACGGTGTAAACGGAGTCGCGGCCTGCCGGGAAGAAGCCGGTTCCAACTAGTGCCTCCTCACGTACCAGCACCGGCACGACCGCCGGCGTGAAGCCGTGGCCTTCCATCAGGTCGAGCGAAAACTGCAGCACCGCCCGGTGCAGCTTCGCACCCAGCCCCGTCAGCACGTAGCTCCGGCTCCCCGCCAGTCGCACGCCCGCCTCGAAGTCGGCCAGGCCGAGGTCTTTGCAGAGGGCGATGTGGTCCTTGGGCTCGAAATCGAACGTCGTCGGCTCGCCCTGGGTGCGGAGGACGACGTTCTCCGTGTCGTCCTTCCCGCGGGGCACATCGTCGTCGGGCGGCAGCGGAATCAGCAGGGCCGCTTCACTCATCTCGGCCGCGGCTGCTTTCATGTGCTCGTCAGCCACTTTGACGCTGGCCTTGAGCTCGCCGAGCTTTGCGACTGCCGCGGCCTTCTCGTCGGCGGGCAGACTGCCGATCGACTTGCCGGCGGCGTTCTGCTCCGCCTTGAGCCGGTCGTGTTCCTGCTGCGCCTCGACGCGTCGCTTGTCGGCATCGAGTGCTCGATCGACGGCAAAGGGGTCCGCGTTCTTCAGCCGGGCACCTTCGCGGTAGCGGTCCGGATCCTCGCGCAGCGCCTTCAGGTCGATCATCGGCGGCGACTGTAGCGGTGCCAGTGCTCAAAACAGCACCTTGACGCCGGCGACGCTGCTGCGAAGGTGCCTCTCGACGTGGAACCGTTCTGTCT
The nucleotide sequence above comes from Planctomycetota bacterium. Encoded proteins:
- a CDS encoding aminoacyl--tRNA ligase-related protein, whose translation is MIDLKALREDPDRYREGARLKNADPFAVDRALDADKRRVEAQQEHDRLKAEQNAAGKSIGSLPADEKAAAVAKLGELKASVKVADEHMKAAAAEMSEAALLIPLPPDDDVPRGKDDTENVVLRTQGEPTTFDFEPKDHIALCKDLGLADFEAGVRLAGSRSYVLTGLGAKLHRAVLQFSLDLMEGHGFTPAVVPVLVREEALVGTGFFPAGRDSVYTVESDGMHLVGTGEVGLTGLHMNQTLREEDLPLKYTTVSTCFRREAGTYGKDTAGLYRVHQFDKCEQVVVCRADEQESREWHAKMLGYSEEVL